ATCAAGAACATACCACTGAAATCAAATTCATGGTTTTCTACATTACGGGCCCTCTTTGCTGGATGAAACATAGACTTGAATTTCTTTATGGCACCGATTTTTGGAGATGGGGTATCTTTTTGACTTGAATCAACATCTAtacatgaaaatttatatgaatgaaaacaaaatggagataaaatgtaaaaaaacaaGCATCATTTCCTGAATATGCTAAGTTTTTGCACATAAAGAAGAATGATTGGAACACAAGCTGAACCTATTAACTAGACAGAATGTTGTTTTAATATTACACGTTGATGTTCAGATAAGTTTGTTGATATGGATCCTATCAAGGATGCGAGATATATCCATAGTGACCTTTGAGAACTGACACGTGGGTGCATACAAGTCAGGTCTCGTAAGAAGTTAATAAAAACAGAATATTTGTTACTTGAGCAAAAGCTTGCTAAGTTAACTACACATataaatctctcttttttttccctccctCTTTTCAGTTAGAAACTGAGCTTTTTAATTACACGTTAATATCAGAAGAGTCCAAGGTTCTAAAGTTCATGCTTTCTTTCTGCCATGCGTGATCCTTGTATCTTTGAATGGTGGTTTTTGTGATCCCTTAAGTTGAAGAAAGAATAGCTGCTGGTTTCAAAGTAGACGTAGGCAATctgtcaaattttatttgaacctctgatttcaaagaaaatgttaGATGCCTTAACCATAAAGTTATGCTCATGTTGGTTGTACTGTTCTGATTTAGAATATTGTAAAATACCTAATTAGCCTTTACATcaaatggagaaaataaaCTTGGAGTTTCAAATCTCTTATTACTCCCATTTTGTCTTTCATTGACTCAGAAGAACCAAACAATTTAAGTTCTTATATATAGCTGTGGAACTTGGAAACCTTCCACACTTACAGGTTTGTTACTTCAACTTGGAACCAAACACAACTTATGAAATTACCTGTATCTGTATGAGCAAAGCTAATTCCAATTTCAGAATAGGAAAATCCATGAAACCAAAGCATCAGTAAGTAATATTTATCAAGCAGGATATAATGTAGTGCATatgaatttcaatataaaaccAAGTAACAATGACATTAAAGGTAAGCTGTATAGTAATTTCAAAGTATAactaagaaatagaaaaacctTCTGCAGAGCTTTCACAGCTGGCATCCTCAGATGATGAATCAGACAACACATAATCTGCTACTCCTTTGGTTAAATCAACTGATGCTTTCTTGAGTGGAGATTGCTCAATCTCTTTATCATCTTTCTGAAGGCCaataaggaaggaaaaaatatagacATGACAATGAGGCTCAAAGATTATTTCAAACAAGAGACTTGCAAGAAGATGATAGTtgataataaacataaaccgCTAACCAGGAATACTGAAAACTGTGGTTTTACATCTGATCTGTCACAATCTTCTTCTGAAGTCCGCAGCTTCCTGAAGCTACAAATATTTCTTGTAGAAAGCATTTCCTCTGCCGAGCCAGGACTTGAAGATTCACAAACTACTTTATCTGCTTTTGGAGTTGAACTAGGTGAACTGCAGACAGGCGTTTTCATTCTAAATGTTGGACTTTCTGTATGACTCTGCAGGTGTACACCCTTATTCAGCAGTGCACTGTCAATGCCTCCTTGTTGACCATGACCTCGTGGGCTATTAATCTGTAGTGATACCTTCTTGTCCATCTGTGGAAATTGATTGAATCCCTTCCGTTTGTCTAATTCAACAATTACATGGTTAACCGGGGAGCTATGAAAACCCTGAATTTctctaaaagaagaaagcttTTCTTGAGGCGTCAGTTCTTCAATCCCAGTCGGTTTAGGAAAAGTTCCTATCTTCTCTTCCTTCctaggaaagaaaatttttcgTGGCTGAAGTTTGGAACTCTTTTCAcctctcttctttcttgtaCACTTTGACGAAGCCCCATTGGTAGCAACATGAATGCCTTCAGACACTCCTTCAAAGACAAAAACATTTCCCTCTTGATGTTTCCCTTTCTTGCCCAAAGGGGTCTTAGATTTTCGGGACTGCATAAAAATGTGAGATCTTTTCCGTGCTATGGAACGAACTATTGGCCTCTTCAAAGTGTGGCCGGAATTTTCAGAATCAGTTTCGATTGTATCTGAATTATGTTTGAATCTGACAACTCTATCCTGCTTCTGCACAACGATTTCTTTAGTTATTAAATGATTGACATTTTGCTCATGGTTTTCACATTCAGATTGTTGTTCATTAGGTACAGAAACAGTTCCAAGTATCTCCCATAGcttcattttcaaagtttcaGTTCTATTTTCtgatttatttgaatgatCCTCAATCACCTTTTTATCAGACCGGACCTCTGCCATCGTTGCAAATGCAAACTCATGCGACTTCTCATTGGTTGTATCCCTCACTCCTTCCATTTGACAGTTGGCCTCATCAAAGTTCTTCTCCTTGCTTTTTCCAGACTTGAACATTGAGCTTTGGTTTGCAACCGAAATAACAGAACATGTAGCTGGAGGCTCCTTTAGTCCATGACCCTTGTTCTGCCTCCCACAAGTCATCGGAGAATCGAACACTTGTTTTGCTCCACTTGGAGTCTCCATATGGGCTGCATTTCGTTTAAGGGATTGAGTAGAAACCCATGGTGAACTCAATTTTTGAGTAGCATCTGATGATTTTGATTTAACATCAGTACCCAAGGTTCTTGTGTCTTTCTCCTTGCAGTTCCCTTGCACGGATTTTTCTAAACAGGAAAAAACAACCTCTGCATTTGGCACCACggatatttgttcttttttgcCTCTTGATCTCCCATTGGCTGGTGACTCTACCATAACACCAATTGAGATCTTTCTTGATTGGCTTGAAGGATGAAAATTGCTACCAAAACTCCGACAATCGCTTAGTTGATCCTGCAGTGTATGTATGACAGCAGGAGGAGATGAGATTGCAATCAGTCCCAGTAATTTCCTTATAAGTCTTaatatctttatatttatCGTCTTCCACAATCCCTAAGTGAACTCAAAATTGATGAACTTAAAAGTTGccaaaaactaaaaccataAGCAATGATGTTTAGGATCAAATAACTATTTGATCAGCATTTACCACAAAAGTATTATGGATACCTACTGCTTTGCTTACAAGATTCCACGAGTAAAACCTAATATTTTCTGACGACAGAAATAATTGAGTTTCCTTTAATCAATGACCAAAAAATTTCCGATgggcaaaaaagaaaagaaaagaaaagaattctCTGAAATAACAAGACAGCGcaatcttaattttagaatCGATACCCAGTAAACGAATAGAAAATAACAAGTCGGTAACATGAATGAGCGAAATTTTGTAATCTAAAAGGAATATGAAACCTGCCGCAGAAGAATTGAATACAGAATACAACTAAGGATTTCACCGCTTACATCTCGTAAATTCGGCTGCCTACCAAACTTCGCTTCAGTCATTTATTTCTTCTGGGACAAAGCCAAACAGACACCAATTGCTGATACAATCTGTAAAATGTCAGCGAGAATGAATTTtagacaaaagaaataaacatcaaatataagatataaatGCCTCCATTAGGATTTCAAGGAGTGATATATAGTTCGAGATTCACAACCTTCCAACGTCGTAAGATTTATTGGTTTTCCAAAAAAACAGCCACATCCACCAGTTCTAATTATTGGTTTCACAAGAGAAAATGGTGCCAAACTCGTTTTCAAGCGGAATAAGGTGGAGGAAGATGGTGCAAACAGTGGTTATGTGGGGGGAACAGAACGGCTTACTATCAACAGCACAACAATTTTCGACCAAGAACGTTGCAGCTATGATCAACATCTTAAATCGAAATAGCTCTCAAGGAAtttactaaaaacaaaaaataaaagcactGCAAACCAACATGTACATTGACGAATATATTAAGATCACACTTCATGGTGCACGCAACATGGAGATTGTGAATTCTAAAATCAAGTAAAGTAAAATGATAAGTGGAAATCTGAAATAGTGCTTTGAACTTAACAGCTTATGTGATAGGTCGATCATCGGAACTTGTAGCCTAAGAATCGAAATAAAAAAGACGTAATAAAATGGTGAAGgtcagaagaagaagaggactCCGAAGAATAGCAAATTGCTTACAGCTTGATCGATGCTGATTAGCTGAATTGTGGAAGTGGTTGAGGTATCATGAGAAGAAATGAGGATGAAGAATCAGAGCATTGCGTGGGAAGAGGCGGAGAGATTAGAGTGATGcgaagaaaatgatgaagggCGGGAAAGGTGAGCAGGACGCGCGAGTTTGGACGATGGTATCTGGGTTTTCCTGTGGGTGGTTGGGTTGGAACCGGGTCTCCAATCGTTTATATATGTAGTTAAAATAATGGACAGTAGATTGGAATAATTGTAAGAAAATGAGCCATCAAATTGGTATGTATTACAAATATCATTATAACAGTTGCCAATTATGTCCATTATCAATCAAATGTTATTGCATGTGATGTGTTATTTTCATGTGTCATGTGTTTTTGaagataaattagaaaaataaactacaACACAATTGGTATGGTCATTAGCATGTTTGAATTGGATTGTAGCTTCAATTGTATTGAGTCCCATGGAAATtaggttgaaaatgagaaagggGAGAAGATCAcaagaaaaccaaagaaaGGGCCTGGAGAGAGTTGAATTCATATTTGATTGTATATAATGACATAAAGTTCAATAGTGTTTATACATTTTTGTCTTCTAGTGAGCTTTCCTCGCGTGTTGACGTGGGTCCTTGTCTGGAGATGTTATTTGCTAGGTGAGTTCCCATCGCATTGTCTGTGCGCAAGATGTTCTCAGTGattttctcctttcttcttgTCCACTTACCTTGCGTTTAAACATGAAAACCATGTAAAATAGGTATGATACTTATGTAAGATGTATTTCTAAACTTATGTATTTATAACATAAGTCACACGCTTTGATCATCTTCTTATGCGTTTTGacctcattattttaataagagATGTTAAAATAACGAGTATTTATAGACGCTATCACTAACTACTACTGGTCCCACTAGGTGATCTATTAACTTTCAATTAAGAACATAGTAACAATGTCGTTTGTCCAGGAGCACAACTGGGCGAGTGAGACTGCACAAACACTCTTAATCGTGCGTGTGATTCTGTAGGAACACCACTAGTCGTGCGAGTGATCATAGGTACACACTTCTAATCATATTTGTGATACATAGGTACACCCTTAATTGTGCGAGTGATCCGTTGGAACACCCCTAATTGTGCAAGTGATCccttatatataaacatagtACGTATAACTGGTACTAACCATGCATGTGGTCCGTATGTAGATGCATATTCATGTAAGTGATTTCATTAGAAACACCCCTTATCGTGCGAGTGACTCCATAGATAGAAACACAATACAAGTGAAATATAAAGctaaaaaatcaaagatgaGGTTtgaacaaaaaggaaaaagaaaggttgaaattttatttgaggcACACAAACcgagatatttaaatatataataataataataattattattattattatgccAACCAGCTTTGATATGTCAATTGAGAAAATAGATGGATCTAATACAGTgcaaaatgtcataaaaagaatatgttatTAGAGGACAACAATCGTgaaaacaaccaaaaatataaaacacaaaGAAATTGATGATCTAGTTCACTATAAAATCACCTACATCTGGTGGTTGTGTACCCAATGGAATGAAACTTCACTATATAAAGAGTTTATCAATTACAACGAAAGTACTTATTTGTAAACTCGTCTTTAGtaacacatacatatatatagctCCCTTTAATTTTCAGTTTCCACTTAAGTGCCCCTAACAATGAGATCACCTTCACCTTCGTCATAGCTAGGCTCTCCCTAAATACTATATCAAATGAAGAATCCCTCTCGAGATCTACAATAACTATAGAAAATTCAACCTCAACAAGAATGAAAAAATCCTTAATAACAATGTATATGAAAGTTGAGGGCGCTTAGACAATTTCTAAGCTCAAAACACCTTCAGTCTacaaatttttctaataaagaGACTAACTctacaaatgaaaaagatcATCATATAAATATTCTGTACAAGAAATAAGGAAGGCACATATGCGAATATTTGCAAATTATGCTGGCAGATATGGGAAAGATCTTATATGCAGAATCTACAGCCCGTCACATAACATTATTCTTGAAACAGGAACACAATGTTCTTGATAATGTCTTTGACATATGTTGTACAACATATTGCTCTAGATTTGCCTGAAATAAAGTAAGCTAACCACACTACACTCTTGTtataaaatcaaccaaatcaCACTACAGTAATATggttgtaaaaaaattattaatagcACTACTTAAGAAACACCCACTAACCCAAGTATTTCTCAAtactaaataaacaaaataaactcatAACATCCATGTGCAACACGATCACTtatcctatttttttaaagtataggatttcatttcaaaaccaaCCAACAATAGAAGAAGTTATAATCTAATCTTATATAAGGAGTGTGATCCCCCTTCGTTTTTATGTGAAATGCTCATCATGCCCCCTTAATATGGTGTCTCTTTTTGGTTCACCATTCTTGATTGaatctcaatttcattttattgtacAAAATATATGATAAGCTCTAGTACCATATTTAATAGTATAAGAGAGTCTGaaactttttggtttttttttttgtgaaattcTCAACGTATAcccaactatatatatttagtttgaaacttgaaactatttctataatttcttttaagaaaaatggataattacaaataaaaatataaacacacatattatattgcaatattttttaaaaaaatatgaaaatagcaaaatttggcAAAGCTAAACCTATTAATGATATAAGTTTATCACCGATAaactatgttgtaaatatttgtctATATTCACTAATAaagcaaattaaaaaagtcattgatagattttgttatatttgtaatttttctaaaatgttgttatatacttaattattatatttaaaattattgtccactcaacaaaaaaaaatatatatatatatatatacatattatcaTGTATTTCAACAAAAAGATATTCAATGTGAGTGTAACtcaaatatttcttaataTAAAGGAAACCTAAAAGTAGAAGGAAAATGTAAACATGATTTTGGAGTATAACGAATGACACAATGGCCATATTGAATATTCTCCCATACTTGATACTTCCATGGCGTTTCTAATACGTAGGTTTTCTCAAGCTACAAAGCATGGATAATATTGTGTACTTAATAAAAGGGTGGTCGCAtgcataaatataacaattaaaatttgggttCAAAATTGAGTGGGTCTAAGAATGGTGATGGAAACTCGATCATGGCCTTGAAAGGTTGGGCGGAGGATGGGTTCAGGCGTGACGGCTGGAAACTGGCATTTCTGCTTGCTTAATTCTTGGGTTCGTAAACCAATTGGTTTAGCCTCTCTATTAGTTTCTTCGTTCCTCCAAAGTCGAACACCACATCTTCAATCTACTCCATTAATTAcataacccaaaaaaaaaaaaaaaagtcattttagttaaatttgtttcttaatttgattgataattcaaatgttttgggaacataatcaatattatatatatatatatagtaacaaATTATGGTGGAAAACCACAATTTTCGTAAATagaaaacataacaaaaattaaaatacaattcgaaaactatttactttttagggttttagtttttgaagattaaaaCGATGAAACAAgtccaattaaaaatttatttgttttattatttactttttcactaatattttatttaaaacaaagccaatattttaaaaactaaaaaagaaggTAGTTTTTGAATAACTACATTTTGTTATTAGAATTCCATTACTGTGTTAAATTAATTCTGGTAGAAGATAAACATAAGTTTAAAAGTAGGAAGCTCAAGCCAAAATCATTACTAAAGAAGAATAAGGCCTATTTGGATATCCATTtggtttttagaaaattaatttgtaaaggttgttttaaaaataaatcatttttgaaaaaaattagaatgttTGCCattcaaaatactttttattgaaGTGTCTTTTAAATAACTTTCaccaacaaaatttaagtaaaAGTGAGTTTCTGgtaagaacattttttttggtGGAGTCAATCAAAACTAATCCTTAATTTgggttataataatataaagtgGAGGTGTAAagtatttgaaagaaaatgtaggTATTATAGAGCATAGTGTTAATAgtattaaaattgttgttgaATATACATACCTCTGCATGGAGTGAATATAAGATTGTGTTATCAAGAAGAGAATAACTGACATTGATGATCTCAGCTCGTTCCTCGTTAAGGATACGAATAGTGTCATAAAACAAAGAGCGATCCTCCAATCCAGTCGTTAAAACAACCTCCACAGCAGGGCCCAtctctttgattttcaattcaGGTACGTTCCTATTATGGGTTATCGGTAATGCCGAGTAAGACGATGAGGATGAGGCAGTGGAGGGCGAAGCCATTTTGGATCTTCTTAAATATCCCTCCTTCTTCTCCTCATCCTGTTTGAGCTTAGTCTCCAATGATTTGATGTAATTTATTGCTGCCTCTATCTGATCTGAAACTGTCCGTGGCAACTGATCCTACAAAAGTTTGAGTGATAAGAAGGACCTATTGTAATAATATatggaaaaatataaaagaaaaggaaagagagagaaaaagaaaagaacaaacatTTAATTGATGGGATGGGAGAAGGGAACTCAATTTGGAGTAGAGAGATTTCATTTTGGTTCTGCGATTTTTCTCCATGACCTTTCTTTCCATCagaaagaataaagaataattaataataatatttagatGATTATATGAAAATGGGAAGcgttttaaaaaagaaatgaaaatgaagggaaAGATGAAGGAGGCAGCCGGGGAGgtgatatttatatttattggaTCTGGGGGGGATAATATTATTGCTCTTTGATGAAAATAGACACACACATCACGTGGTCGCCTGGTCGGCCGTAATGGTGGAAATTTCTCAATCACCCAGCCGTACATATTAGCCGTTTTAAGGGCagaaatttcttcaaattatattatcatttttttaattccatcttatcaaatttattcattattcaaatatttacaaaaaaaaaaaaaaaaacataggaATTGGAGTATTGGAGTGGTCAAGTCTCGTACCATAATTGGAGTGTAATTTCTTTCAAGATTATATCAAACCTAATTGTAGGactaaatttttctttttttagaaaaaaaaagtatcttttttagtatcaatttctttttcatgaatATGTGTTTggactttaaaattttaaagtatatagtATTTCAATTCTCAAGTTTATAAGAACACATTTATTTGgtctaacaaatttttaaaatttatcttgtTGGACTTgtttctaatttgattttaggtCAAATCTCAAATGTTAGACAGTTTCCTGTGTAAAGCTTGAGGAGAAGTTGTCACGTCTCTTGTGATGGCAGATGTATACGTATATGAATGTAAGGATTTCTCTTTATTCCTACAcgttaagaaagaaaagaaaaataaggaaagaaaggaaaaatgaaatgaatttatcttttctttcctctttgtcttctttgttctcTGTCTTTACAAACCctaaagttttttctttatggtttggtttggttttaaTGGTGTAGATCACATGCACCacagatgaagatgaaggagGAGAAAAATGAGACTACAAGATTTACGTGGTTCG
This DNA window, taken from Cucumis sativus cultivar 9930 chromosome 6, Cucumber_9930_V3, whole genome shotgun sequence, encodes the following:
- the LOC101208312 gene encoding meiosis-specific protein ASY3; this translates as MTEAKFGRQPNLRDDQLSDCRSFGSNFHPSSQSRKISIGVMVESPANGRSRGKKEQISVVPNAEVVFSCLEKSVQGNCKEKDTRTLGTDVKSKSSDATQKLSSPWVSTQSLKRNAAHMETPSGAKQVFDSPMTCGRQNKGHGLKEPPATCSVISVANQSSMFKSGKSKEKNFDEANCQMEGVRDTTNEKSHEFAFATMAEVRSDKKVIEDHSNKSENRTETLKMKLWEILGTVSVPNEQQSECENHEQNVNHLITKEIVVQKQDRVVRFKHNSDTIETDSENSGHTLKRPIVRSIARKRSHIFMQSRKSKTPLGKKGKHQEGNVFVFEGVSEGIHVATNGASSKCTRKKRGEKSSKLQPRKIFFPRKEEKIGTFPKPTGIEELTPQEKLSSFREIQGFHSSPVNHVIVELDKRKGFNQFPQMDKKVSLQINSPRGHGQQGGIDSALLNKGVHLQSHTESPTFRMKTPVCSSPSSTPKADKVVCESSSPGSAEEMLSTRNICSFRKLRTSEEDCDRSDVKPQFSVFLKDDKEIEQSPLKKASVDLTKGVADYVLSDSSSEDASCESSAEDVDSSQKDTPSPKIGAIKKFKSMFHPAKRARNVENHEFDFSEPGERSWPDETVVPNEEDGLARVAKLFLSELENLKSKISSISIEKSSEVLLSVAESINLQLQNVQSQVQMDMVKLLNFGKSRRKDLEKKFEEQQQQLKRINKKFKEEVNQHLQDCRNALQELEAQQIEFKGIMEKKKASHRNNLMQVEEEVDLQLKDAQKRIEAIHKSGRGKIVQLKQVIAMCLK
- the LOC116404724 gene encoding uncharacterized protein LOC116404724 translates to MASPSTASSSSSYSALPITHNRNVPELKIKEMGPAVEVVLTTGLEDRSLFYDTIRILNEERAEIINVSYSLLDNTILYSLHAEIEDVVFDFGGTKKLIERLNQLVYEPKN